The window CGACGGCGAGCGAGCGGAGCGCTTCCTCGCGCGTCATGGCGGCTCCCTTGGCGGAGTTCTTCGTGCCGTGCGCGATCTTGCGGTCAATGAGCGAAGGGAGCGGCGGCAAAGGCGCCTTGATGCCAAGGTCGGCGACATGAAGATCGCTTCGGGCGAAGTTTGCGAGCGCATTGGCGACTGCACCCTTGGCGAGCAGGTAGTTCGCTGTCATCTGCGCCGTCGTCTCGGGCGGATAGGCGCTGACCTGCATTTCGGCGACGCCGTGATCGGCGCAGCAGATCAGCGTGCATTTCTTCGGCTTTTCGAGATGCTCCCATGTACTCTTCGTCGCGCACATATAGCGGTCGAGGAGGGCTGCGAGTGCGCCGAGACCGACGCCTCGCGGCAGCTTTTCCTGCAGGGCGCACTGCATATTCTCGCCCGCTTTAACGTCGGGCGGCTCGATGGCGCGAATGGTATCGTGCACGAGAGCGGCGTCGTCCGTCCGGCGCAGATCGCCTCCTAGGGGGGCGGCAGTTTGCTTCATATCGCTGCCTCCTTTGGCACCTGTTTCAAGGAGAGGCCGATGCGCCCGCGCTCTTCGTCGACCTTGATGACCATGACGTTTACGATGTCGCCGACGGATACGACGTCGAGCGGATGCTTGACGCGCTTCTTGCTGAGCTCTGAGATGTGGATGAGTCCCGCCGTCTTGATGCCGATGTCGACGAATACGCCGAAGTCCGTGATGTTGCGCACCGTGCCGCGCATGACGGCGCCTGCCTTGATGTCGGAGAGCTTGACGATGGCCTGACGCGTCAGGGGCGCGGGCAAGTCTTCGCGCGGGTCGCGCCCCGGCTTCTTGAGCGCGTCGATGATGTCGCGCATGGTCGGAACGCCTGCCGCAAGTTCCTTGGCAAGCGTTTCGGCATCGGCGAGGCGGAGCTTTGCGCCGAGCGTTTCGAGCGCTTTCTTGTCGCTGAGGCCGTCAAGCGAGAAGCCCAGGCGGTCGAGCAGCTTTTCGGCGAGCGCGTAGGATTCGGGATGGACGGGCGTGTTGTCGAGGGGGCTTTTGCCGCCTGCGATGCGCAAAAAGCCCGCGCACTGCGTGAAGGCGGCAGGGCCAAGGCGCGGCACCTTGAGGAGCTGGCGGCGGCTGGCGAAAACGCCGTTTTCGTCGCGCCAGTCGACGATGTTCTTCGCGATCGCCTTCGTGACGCCCGCGATGTGCGAGAGAAGAGTCGCCGAAGCCGTGTTGAGATTCACGCCGACATGGTTGACGGCGGATTCCACGACGGCGTCGAGCGCGGCGGCAAGCTCCTTTTGATTCACATCGTGCTGGTACTGGCCGACGCCGATGGCCTGCGGGTCGATCTTCACGAGTTCGGCGAGGGGATCCTGCACGCGCCGCGCGATGGAGACGGCGCCGCGAATCGTCACGTCGTATTCGGGAAGCTCCTCTTTCGCGAGCTTCGAGGCCGAGTAGACGGATGCGCCCGCTTCGTTCGTGATCAGGTAGTGAACGGGCAATTTGTTCTCGCGAATGAGATTCGCCGTGAATTCTTCCGTTTCGTAGGAAGCCGTGCCGTTGCCGATGGAGATGAGCGTCACGCCGTGCTTCTTGATGAGCGCGAGCACCTTTTTTGCCGCTTCGGCGCGGCGCTCTTCGCTCATCGTGAGGTAGAGAACACCGTGGTCGACGACTTGCCCCGTGGGACTGACAACGGCCATCTTGCAGCCCGTGCGGTAGCCGGGATCGAGTCCCATGACCGTGTGGCCGGCGAGCGGCGCTTCCAAGAGGAGCTGCTTGAGGTTTGCACCGAAGACATGGATCGCCTGTTTTTCGGCGTTTTCTGTCAGAAGAGCGCGAAGCTCGCGCTCCATGGCGGGGAAGAGCAGACGTTTATAGCCGTCCTCGATCGCTGCCTTCAGCGATTCGCGGAAGATGGAATCGCTCTTTGCCAGCCCGTCGAAGATTTCCGCCGCAAGCTTCTCATGGTCGCATTGGAACGTGACCTTGAGGCAGCCTTTCTTCTCGCCGCGGTTGACGGCGAGGATGCGATGCGAGGGCAGCGTGCGAAGCGGCTCCTTGTAGTTCTGATACATGAGGAAGGTCTGCGCCTCCTCGGCCTCTTCGTCGAGCGCAGTCACGAGTTCTGCCCGCTGCCAAAGCTCCTTGCGCATCTTCTGGCGCAGCGCAGCGCCCTCGGAAACGGTCTCGGCGACGATGTCCATCGCGCCGGAGAGCGCGTCCTCCGCCGTCTCTACGCCCTTTTCCGCATCGATGAACTGCGCGGCATATTCTTCCGCCGTGCCGCTTTTCTCTTCCTGTGCGAGAATCGCGAGCGCCAGCGGCTCAAGCCCCTTTTCCCGCGCGACGCCCGCACGCGTGCGCCGCTTCTGCTTGAAGGGCAGGTAGATGTCTTCCAGCTCCTGCATCTTCAGCGCCCGGTCGAGCGCTTCCTTGATCTCGGGCGTGAGCTTTCCCTGCTCCTCGATGCTCTTTTCGATCTCCTGCTGGCGCTTCGCGAGATTTCTGAGGCGCGAAAGCTCTCTCTCGACGGAGCGCACCTGCTCTTCGTCGAGTTCGCCCGTCGCCTCCTTGCGGTAGCGCGAGATGAAGGGCACGGTGTTTCCCTCGTCGAGGAGCGCGA of the Selenomonas sputigena genome contains:
- a CDS encoding Tex family protein yields the protein MKEENIGAAIARVLGIRAKQAEATIALLDEGNTVPFISRYRKEATGELDEEQVRSVERELSRLRNLAKRQQEIEKSIEEQGKLTPEIKEALDRALKMQELEDIYLPFKQKRRTRAGVAREKGLEPLALAILAQEEKSGTAEEYAAQFIDAEKGVETAEDALSGAMDIVAETVSEGAALRQKMRKELWQRAELVTALDEEAEEAQTFLMYQNYKEPLRTLPSHRILAVNRGEKKGCLKVTFQCDHEKLAAEIFDGLAKSDSIFRESLKAAIEDGYKRLLFPAMERELRALLTENAEKQAIHVFGANLKQLLLEAPLAGHTVMGLDPGYRTGCKMAVVSPTGQVVDHGVLYLTMSEERRAEAAKKVLALIKKHGVTLISIGNGTASYETEEFTANLIRENKLPVHYLITNEAGASVYSASKLAKEELPEYDVTIRGAVSIARRVQDPLAELVKIDPQAIGVGQYQHDVNQKELAAALDAVVESAVNHVGVNLNTASATLLSHIAGVTKAIAKNIVDWRDENGVFASRRQLLKVPRLGPAAFTQCAGFLRIAGGKSPLDNTPVHPESYALAEKLLDRLGFSLDGLSDKKALETLGAKLRLADAETLAKELAAGVPTMRDIIDALKKPGRDPREDLPAPLTRQAIVKLSDIKAGAVMRGTVRNITDFGVFVDIGIKTAGLIHISELSKKRVKHPLDVVSVGDIVNVMVIKVDEERGRIGLSLKQVPKEAAI